A window of Desulfomonile tiedjei genomic DNA:
TTGCCTTTCCCGGGTCTTCACGGGAACCACCCGGCGCGGAAATGTTGCCGCCGCCCGCGGAGCGCCCTGGACCGCTAGGCGCCCCTGGAGCCGATGGTCCGGGTGGCGGGGCAGTCTTTCCCGCCGGTGCGGCCTGTGGAGGAGACGAAGGGGCGGCCTCAGTCGCTTGGCTTTCTTCATCCCCGAACATTCCCCCGAACAGTTCTTCGATTTTCCTGCCGACAGCTTCTCCAAGCTCCTGCGGGGATTTGTGCTTTATCTGGTCGGCCACTGTTTTTCTCCCAACGTCGCAATCATGTCCCGGATCCTGAAAGACCCATTCCTCTGTCCTTCAGCAGTCGCGTACTAACGTCCACTACGGTCATCATGCAGATTTTCTTAAATGTTTCTCGCACACCGTCACCCTTCAGCGCGCTTGCGGGAAACGCCGGGTAGTTGGACAGTGGGTTCAGGTCCTCGTTGAGTTCGTTCAGAGGCAGGACCGCCACTTTGGTCCCTTCAAGGTCCCTTTTGTTGTACTGCAACACAACCGGCAGAACTGACGTCGATTTCCCTTGCTCCCGAAGGTTGTCTTCGAGGTTTGCGAAACTCTCCAAGTTGTTGTTCTTCCGCGCTTCGAGAGAATCAGCGACAAAAACTATCCCGTCCACGCCTTTTAGCACCAACTTTCGAGTGTCGTTATATCGCACCTGACCAGGAACGGTGTACAGAGAGATCTTGATTCGGAACTTGCCGATAGTACCCAGGTCCATGGGAAGAAAGTCAAAGAATAAAGTACGGTCACCTGCTGTGTCGATTGACAAAAGCTCGCCCCTCACCTGATGCCCCAGAGCCTTGTGAATGGTTATGAGGTTGGTCGTTTTGCCGCCTCTCCCAGGCCCATAGTAGACTATCTTGCAGTGAATCTCGTCAGATCTGAAACTTATAATGGCCATCCAAACAATCCATAAAACCGGCTATATATCCAAACTACAACTCAGGTTGACAGAGTAAGCGCCGCCGCGTCCACCCATCAGGTGTTAAACCACTGCCGAAGATTTTCGGCAAACATAGCCTCTATTTGTTCCAACCCCTTACGCACCTCTAACCGTACGAGGCCCAGATGGGTGTTATTATTGAAGATCGTTATCATCAGATATTCGTCGCCCACGTTGGAAAAGTGGATGTTCTCCTCCTTCCCTTTGTGGAATAGAAGAGTGAACTCTTGTTCACCGAAAAGGCGTGCAATTGCCGTGGTGGCTCCGTAGTTGGCGGCAGTCAAGGCGGCCAGAGAGGCTACTTTCTCCTGATCCATAGACCCCTGAAAGCTGATGAGTTGCCCGGCCTTGTCGATCAAAAGCACCGTATGAGCGCCACTCCTGGTTATCAGATTCGCCAGGATAGCGTCGATGCGATCAAGGGACTGCTTTGTTAAGACAAGATCTGCCATGTGTTTCGGTCAACCGGCCTTCCTGGAGATTGCGGTAGCAGAAATCTGCGGCAACTCCGATAACAGAAATGAGGCTCTCGCCGGCTACTCCCCTTTCCCTTGGGCCTTTGACTCAAGTCGCTCATGCACGCGGCTTGTCAGTATCACGAGTCATGCCAGCCATCATAAAAACAGCCCGAGATCCAAAGCTGCTCCTAGCTAATCAGGGTGTCAAGGCGACGCATACTCTCCATCAACAAAAAGTCCCAGCTTTCCTGAATGGTCTCTTTTCGCCACGCTACATCGTCGCACTCGAAGGTACCCAATTCCCATGACAGGATATCGTAGAAGGCCTCTTCCCCTTCCAACTGAGACCCTTGGGCGTGAACAATCTCACCTTCACGGAAGCATATAAGTCCCTTCTTGGGCCCGCTCCTCACATGCATCCTACAGCTGTTTCGGCCTATGCAGAGCAACTGAATCATATCATGAAGGCTCGTGTTCGTAATTGTGCCGCTGAAGCCTTGGATCTTCAACTGTTTATTGCTGTCCATGGTGGAAGCCTGGCTCCTGGACCGGAAGTATCGCCGCCTGCGGGCCTAATGTCTCAAAAGGACTGTTTTAGGCCCTCCTGCTGCGCCTTTGTGACTGCCGTGGAACGGCCACATCAAGCTAAGGCAAGATTCTTCCTGGTTCTTTGAGTAGAATCACCGTAATCCTCAGATTTTTATGCGCATAATATAGCAGGGTTATAAAATGAATACAATAAATTCCGAATAGTCCGACTCGTGGAGCACGCGATAGGAGGCTCGCGAATGAAGTGACGAGATGAGAGTTAACACCGGTGGGCAATCAAACAGGTAATTTTAGCATTGGCCGGCTTGGAGCTTTGGCCATTATGGGCGAGGCTCCCGAAGAGCTTTGTGTTATTATGTTATTCTTCGATTCAATTCTCCGCTAGATTTTGGAGACGCTATGGCCGGAAACAAATTCCTCAACCCTTACTTAAAGATGGTGCTGTGCTTGCTTGGAATGGCCCTGATGGGGTACTTTCTCTATCCTGCCGTGCAGGCCGGCGAATTCAGCGACCACATGACCATCGTCCGCGCTCTGGTTTTCCTGGGCTTCAGCTATTTGCTCATGCAGAGCGTAAGAGAAGCGCTTTAGCGTCGGCATGCGCTCATGCAAAGAAATCATGTGATGAAACACCTGCACGCGGAGACGTGTGTGCGGATTGCCCCGCACGTTCGCATTCCTCAGTCAATTATGCTAATAGTCGAAAATCAATCTCTTCCTTCAGAATCGCGCTGATTAAACAGACCAAGGATTTTGAGGCCGGGGCTCGTTCCTCTGGCAGGCGATGTGCCGGCTTTTCCGACAACGGCTGACCTGCAGCCGAACGAGTCGTGGTACGACATGCGGGCAATTCTTTTAACCTTCCGCCTGGAAGGGCCAATGTTAAGGGAGGAATCAAATGGACGTGAAGGTGTTCGGTGTGGTGGGCGCGGGTCAAATGGGAAACGGAATCGCTCATGTAGCGGCGGTCGCGGGTTTAACCGTGATAATGAACGACGTGAGCCAAGATTTCGTGGACAAAGGGCTGCGAACGATCGAAAAAAACCTGGACCGCGCCGTGTCCAAACAGAAAATGAGCGAGGATGATAAGGCTCAAATCCTCCGTAGGATTAAAGGCAGCACCGATCTAGCGGATTTCAAAGGTGCCGATTTCGTGGTGGAGGCCATAATCGAGGATTTGGATCTGAAGAAAAAGATCTTCCGCACTCTGGACGACGTGGTCAAGCCCGGCGTGGTCCTTGCCAGCAACACTTCTTCCATCTCCATCACGAAACTGGCTTCGGCAACCAGGCGCCCGGAGAAGTTCATCGGGATGCACTTTATGAACCCGGTTCCGGTCATGAAGCTCGTCGAAGTGATCAACGGCCTGGCGACTGACGACGAGACCACCAAACTGACCGTGGATTTGGCCAAGAAGTTCGGGAAAACCCCTGTGGAGGCTCAGGACTTTCCGGGGTTCATATCCAATCGCGTTCTCATGCCCATGATCAACGAGGCGGTTTTTGCTCTGTTCGAAGGCGTGGGCACACCCGAAGCCATTGACGAAGTAATGAAGCTCGGCATGAACCATCCTATGGGACCTCTGACCCTGGCTGATTTCATCGGATTGGACACCTGCCTCGCCGTATTGAACGTCCTTTATGAAGGATTTGGCGACCCGAAATACCGCCCGTGTCCGCTGTTAAGAAAGTACGTGGACGCGGGGTATCTTGGCAAAAAGAGCGGCCGAGGATTTTATGACTATTCCGGCGATTAGCCGTAAGTATAGGCGGTGGCACGCTCCATCGGCGGGGATGGTGGAATGAATCTCTGCCGCCCCGACCGCGGCAAGTCCTGTGCGGCCTGCTGCGGTCTTTACAACGTGGCGGACGGTACCAAGGCTTCCCTCACAAAGAAGCTCGGCGCGCGTACTACTCTTTTTGCCGCTACGGAAAGATCGGCCGAAGCTCTGATCAAATATGAGGAAAGCGTCAGATTGCTGGAAAAAGAAGCGCCCCTGGACCTGGGAATCCACGTCTGCGAGTTCACGGGCTTCCTGGACGAGGGATGGTTGACCGTGGGCTGTCTGCTGCACCCCCTTTCTCCGGGTAACGGAGGAGTGGATTTCAGAGGTCTGTGCTACTACGGCAGCGTAGCCTGTAAGTCATTCTTTTGCCCGGCATGGGAGGCTCTTGACCACCATCACCGGACGATATTGGCCGCGGTGATTGATGACTGGCACACCTACGGGTTGGTCGCGACTGATGTGAACTTTGTCAGAGCCGTTTTCGGTCTCCTGGAAAGAGCCCTGGGCTTTGCGTTGGACCCGGAGGTCCTGCTTTCGTCTCCTGCGGGAGAAATCTTCAAAGAAATCCTTTCCTGGAAGAATGATTGGCCGTTTAGAGGTTCCTCCAAGGTCAGGCGAAGCCGGTACTATTTTCAGGAGGCTGATGTAAACGGTGCCACCGGCAACGGCTCCTGGGTTGGGACGATCCTGGAAAGCCTGCGGTTCACATTCGACAGCCGGGACGAAATGGACGGGGCTGAAGCATACGTTGCTCAACGGGTCGCGGAGTTCGTCAAATCTTATCATGATACCGCGCAAAACAAGACATAATATTAAATACTTATATATCTATATTAAATTGATCATTGAAGAATTTGTCCTGATGATGTGGAAAATTCTTGACGCTGATGGGTCGTTCCTGTATTGTTACGTCACCGATCTGTCGGAAAATAGTGTTTTGAGGAAATGACGGGACTCCGAGCAGGAGCGCCCGAGGAGAGTTTTGGTTTGCGGCTGTCCTCACTCATTACTGGATCTGTGTGTTTGATGGTGGTGGCCCTGGTTGCCCTGCCGCAGCCCAGCTTTGCGTACATGCCCCCACCCGATCCATGTGAGCTTGTGCCGTTAACCTATGGTCCCCCCCCGGGGCCGACTTGCGCGGGGCCACCCCCTCCTCCGTTCTGCGGACCCTGCCCCCCGATGAAATGCTACCCCAAGAAAATCGTCGGTCCACCGCCGTGCCCGGTCACGATATGTTGGGGGCTATGCCCGACTCCGGCGGATTACAGGCTCGCTCCTCCGCCGCCCTGTCCGCCACCGCCATGCGCTCCGCCGCCTTGCCCCCCAAATATGTGCACTGCCCCCGGCTGTCTGCCTCGATAACGACTTCCAGCCAGCCAATCTTGCCGGTATTGCAGTCCTATCCCGAGCCAACCTCACCAGCCATAACTACTTTCCATTAAAATCAACTTACTATTGAAAAAACATCATGTGTTGTGTTATTATAACCTCGAAAGCAACTGTTTTTTAATATTTTTGGTCTGTGCTCTGTCCTCAGGACGAAGCGCAGCCCTTTCCCGTAAAGGCCATTTCGGTTTATGGAAGGAAAACCGCTGAGAAAACAGCCTGTGACGAAGAAGATTCCGCGGTCCCTTGGTATGCCCCTAGTCTCGCGCAGGAGCGAGTATCGCGCGATCGTCTTTTTTGCCTTGGCACTGTTCTTACTGCTTTGTTTGGTTTCTTACGATCCTCGGGACCCGTCGCTCAACGTTTCCACCACGCGCAATCACATATCAAACCTGTGCGGTCTAATAGGTTCGCATGTTGCTGACGCGTTGGTGCAGGTTTTCGGCCTGACCGCCCTGCTGATTCCCGTCGGGCTCGCGGTTCTGGGTTTAAGGGCTTTTGTTCCCCCTCGCGCGCCTTCTCGCTGGATTGAAATTTGCTCGGTGTTCCTGTTGCTCGCCGGAATATCCACCCTGCTGGAGCGCTTCTCACCGGGTCCTTTTCTCAAGTTTCCAGTGCTCCACGCGGGCGGCGCTATTGGGACTTTCCTTCATCAATCGTTCTTGAGGCTTGTCGGGAGCGCGGGTGAGGTAGTGTTGAGCCTCACATTGGCTCTGCTGTGCATTCTACAGCTCTCTAAAGCTTCTTTACGGGGAAGCATCCCAATCATCGCGGCGACATCCAAGATCGTAGGCGGTTACTTCCTGGTGCTTTGGGGAAGGCTCAAGGCCGTTACGGCCGAGCCCCCGTACTATCCCGAAGACGAATACGTCAGTGCCGATCCGCCGGCCGTCAGAGAAGATCCCTTGCCTAAAAAGGTGTTGCCCGAGGTGAGTCAGCCCGACACCGCAGGAATCGAATTCGATACCACCCACATCGGGATCCCCTCCTGGGAACGGATGTCGTGCTTGCCGCGGGAGGGAGCGAGAGCGCTCATATCGAATCCCGATAATGGCACCAACGGGACCAAGGCTAAGCCTGTACCGACGGAGGCCGTGGTTCCGAATCCTGTGCCTTGGAAAGCATTGGAGACGGGCAGTGAATCCGCGCGCAACGGACGCGGTGCGGTGAGCCACCGGGAGTTGGAAGCGGCAATAGACGAATACATAAAGGAAGAGTTGCTGTCCAAGGGCCGCGACCAAGGACGCGCTGCAAAACTGTGCGCAAAGCCCGAGGGAGGCGAGGCCGATTCAAACGGCAGGCCTATCAGAGTTACCAGGCGAGCTGATGAGCAGATAGCTCGGGCGAACACCCGCAAGAACGACCCCTCGACAGATGACAATTTCAAGCTGCCGTCCCCGGACCTTCTTGATCCCCCTCCGAGTTCGACCCGGTCCGTAGATGAAAAGCTACTTGAACAAAACGCGGCCACACTGGAACAGAAGCTGCTGGACCTGGGAATCAAGGGAGAGGTTGTGGAGATTCACCCGGGTCCGGTCATTACTATGTATGAACTGACCCTGGCGGCCGGCATTCCTTTGCGAAAAGTGCTCAACACCGCAGACGACCTGGCCATGGCATTGAAATGCGGTTCTACGCGCGTAGTGGCCCCTATTCCGGGAAAAGACACGGTGGGCATAGAAGTGCCCAACCTTAATCGTGAGATAGTGTATTTCAGGGAAATTATCGAATCCCCCGCGTTCATGGAGTCCACAGCGCCTCTGAAGGTAGCTGTGGGCAAGGGTATAGACGGAGAACCCTTCGCGACCAGCCTGACCCGCATGCCTCACTTGCTCATAGCGGGCGCTACCGGAACGGGCAAGTCCGTGGGGCTGAATGTCCTCATCTGCTCCTGGCTGATGACCTGTCATCCGGATGAAGTCAAATTCCTCATGGTGGACCCAAAAAAGCTGGAGCTGTCCTACTATCAGGACATTCCACATCTGATCCATCCTGTGGTGACGGAGGCGGAAAAGGTCCCTCGCGTATTGGGTTGGGCAATACGGGAAATGGAGAGGAGATACGATCTCCTGAGCCTTGCCGGGGCTAAAAATATCGAAGGGTATAATGAAAAAGTACGTCTGAACGAAATAAAGGTTGATCCCGAAGGTCCGCCTGCGGAAAAGCTGCCCTACATAGTGATCATTGTGGATGAACTTGCGGAATTGATGATGGTTGCGGCCAAAGATATCGAGATATCCATCGCGCGCCTCGCCCAGATGGCAAGGGCCTCGGGCATTCATCTGATACTTGCAACGCAAAGGCCTTCAGTGGACGTCATCACCGGGGTGATCAAGGCCAATTTCCCAGCGCGCTTGTCGTTTCAGGTGTCGGCCAAACCTGACTCCCGCACGATTCTGGACACCACCGGTGCGGAAAACCTCCTTGGCATGGGGGACATGCTATTCCTGCCGCCGGGAACCGCCAAAATGAGGCGTTTGCACGGAGCATACGTTTCCGAGCGAGAGATCAAGAGCATCGTGGATTTCATAAAAGCGCAGCGAGCACCCGTCTACTTGCAAGAGATCTCCAAGCAACTCGCCGAAGACGAGTCAAAGATGGCCGCCGGCGACTTGATAGATGACGTAAAGTACGATGAGGCTGTCGAGCTTGTGAGTCGTTTGGGCCACGCGTCCATCTCTCTGATTCAGCGCCATATGCGCATCGGATACAATCGGGCCGCGCGCATAATCGAGGCCATGGAGGCCGAAGGCCTTATCGGACCGTCCGACGGTACCAGCCGTCCCCGCGAAGTAATGGCCCGCTCCCTGGCACACATCCCCGACACCCCCGGCTAATCAGAGGTGAGGAGACCTTGGGGGAAACTTTTTTGCTGGAGTTTCCTCCGCTCCCTCTTCAAGAAACATCCGTCTTGCCCGCTGGTTGGCTTCCGCCGACAGCGGAGGCCAACCAACGGACATGATATTGAAGTTTTTGGAGAGGGGTGCGGGGAGCCCCTTTTTACAAAAAGGGGCTCCCCGCAATTCTTTCTCCTACGAAGCCGGGTCCATGCCTTTACAAAGTGCGAGCGCATTCTCTCCTAGAACTTCGGTGTTGTATCCGCCTTCGAGCACCGCGTAGTACCTTCCTTCACAGCGGGTCTCCGCGTACTTACAGACCGCTCTTCCGATAGTGAAATAGTCTTCGGTAGTAAGGGTACCGCCCCAATCCTGGACATGGCGATCGAACCCGGCGCTGATGGCGATAATGTCGTATTCGTTGGCGCTCAGCGCGAGATCGACATTTTGGAGGAATCTTCCTCGGTCGTTGTCCTGGATATTCGCCACAGTAACCTGGGGCCTTCCTGTGAAGAAATTGTTTGTCCCGTCACCGAAATGGAGATCTATGTCCAAAACCAGAGCGCTGAAGATCGCTTTTCGGCGCAGCAAGCCTTCGATGGAAACGGCCACGTTGTTGAAAAAGCAGAAGCCCCAGTAACTTGCGGGACTCGCGTGATGTCCGGGCGGACGCACAGCCGCGAAAGCAGGCTGGCCCTTCAATGCTAAATTGGCGGCCAGAATAGCCCCACCAGCGGCCGTTATCGCTGCCTGATAAAGACCCGGATCTGCTTGAATCTCCTTCAGCACCGATCGCGTGTGCACTCGCAAAACATCTTCTTCCGACGCGGGCTCAGGCTTCATCACAGGATAGTGTTTTCTCAGGACGGCCATTATGGCAGACACCCGCTCGGGAGTCTCGCAAGAAGCTGTGGGATAATCGGTCAAGTAGACATCGTCATAAATGACTTGAAGAGGCTTTGCAGTCATGGTGAATCTCCCCCGTCCAAATTGGCAAAAACGTCAATTCATTCCTGTTGTCCCAAGCATTTTGCCACAAAAGCGGAAGGCCAGATCCGAGCCATTGTGTTCGCTATCTCTTCCGGGCTTCTTCGTATTCCCTCTTCAAGATGCGGCAGCACTGCCACTGGTACGTCCTTCACAATTCCGGCCAGATCTCCCGCGGTAAATTCTTCCTCGGGTCCGGGAATGGGTTCAGTTGTGGAAAGCACTATCCCGGCGGTTTCTATTCCCCTTCGTTGGAGAGCCTCCAGGCTCAGCAAGGTGTGATTCAAGGTCCCAAGCCTTGTTCTCCCGACCAGCAGAGTGGGGTACCCGAGCCTTTCGATGAGATCGATCATCATCAGCTTCCCTTGGATCGGAACCATGAGGCCGCCCGCGCCCTCCACAATAGTTAGATCCGCATCCTCGGCGATGGTCCTGATGTGTTCCTCCAGATCCGACAGGTTAAGCCTGCGACCTTCCATCGCGGCGGCTCTTGCAGGTGAAGCCGGTACGGACAAACGGACAGGAGCACACTGATCCAGGGTCAAGGCTCCTTGTGCCGCCAGTTGCAGAAAAACGCCGTCTTCCGGGTAGAGCTTCCCTTCTCGGACCGGGCATCCTGTTTCGATGGGTTTCACGGCAACGCAGCGAATCCCGCGATCCCGGGCCAATCTGACCAGACCCGCGGCCACCATTGTCTTGCCGACACCTGTATCGGTGCCGGTTATAAACATTCCTCTTTTCTTACAACTCATGCCATTTAGCTTTCACACAGGCAGGTATGGCGGTCGGGGCCGCTGTCCCAAGAGGGTCGCCTTAAAGAGTGAGCCCTGGGTTTTTATTGTGGGTCAAGCTTTCCTGCCTTCGCCAAGCCTCAAGTCTCCACAGAGCCACGATTGGAAGCAAGGAGGCTTACTCACTTCCGCATATCTCCTTGATGGACTTTGCTGTGGCAGCCACAAGCTCTCGAATTTGGCCGTCGGTAATTGAAAGAGGCGGCATAAGGACCACGACGTCGCCAAGGGGCCGCAGAATCACGCCGTATTTTCTCACATTCTGTGTAACGCGAGCGCCCATTCTCAATTCAGGAGGATAAGGACTTCGCGTGGCAGGGTCTTCGACAAGCTCAATCCCGACCATAAAACCGTATTGCCTTATTTCGCCCACATGCGGAAGAGGCTCTATCTGTTCCTTAAGGACTTGGGCCAACAAGGCGATCTTGGATGGGGCTTTTCCGAGCACTTCTTCCTGTTCGAAGACATCGAGGCACGCACAGGCCGCGGCACACGCAAGCGCATTGCCCGTATAACTGTGCCCGTGGAAAAATGTCTTATACTCGGTGTGTTGCCCGAGGAAGGCCCGGTGGATTTCATCAGTGACCAGAGTTGCGGCCAGCGGGAGATAGCCTCCGGACAGGCCTTTTGCCAGAGCCATCATATCGGGCCGTACGTCCTCGTGCTCACAGGCAAACATCTTGCCTGTCCTGCCGAAGCCTGTGGCCACCTCATCGCAAATGAGAAGGATGTGGTGTTCCCGGCAGATCTCTTCCAAACCTTTCAGGAATCCTTTCGGGTGAACGATCATGCCGGCAGCGCCTTGAACCAGAGGCTCTACGACCAGCGCGGCGATTTCATCGACCCGGTTTGTGGCCAGCGCTCGAAAGTGGTCCAGGGATCGGTCGCGGCACTGTTCGGGGGTCAATTCGGGTGAGCGATACGGAAACGGAGTTGGAATGGTCAGCGTCTGGAATAGCAAAGGGTGAAAAATCGAGTGGAACAGATCAATTCCGCCCAAGCTGACGGAGCCGATGGTGTCTCCGTGATATGCCTCTGACAGTGTTACAAAGAGCCGCTTCTTCTCATGTCCGAGGTTTTTCCAGTACTGGAATGCAATCTTGAGCGCGACCTCAACCGCGGTGGAACCTGAATCCGAATAGAAAACACGGTTGAGACCTTCCGGTGTAACCTGCACCAGCTTTTGCGCAAGCTCTATCGACGGAACAGCGGCCAGACCGAGAAGGGTGGAGTGTGCGACCTTTCCGAGTTGGACAATGACCGCGTCATCTATCTGTGCCTTGCGGTGGCCGTGAACGTTGACCCACAGGGACGAGACACCGTCCAGGTATCTCCGCCCTTTCGTGTCGATAAGATAGTTCCCGTCGGCTCTCTCGATCACCAGCGAGTCGGATTGCAGCCATTCCTCCATCTGGGTAAATGGATGCCAGATGTATTTTTTGTCGAGTTCAGACCAATTCGTCAAAGTCGCTTCCTCTTGCCTCTTCCAGGAGACGCATATGCGGGGTGAACCTTTGTACAAAAGGGGGTCTGCCCGCATCCCCCTTCAGTAAACTCTGTCTTTTGTTCACCAGGCAACGGCGCAATTCTAGGGTTCGGCAAGTCGGGTCTGAGCGCGTGGATCGGTTTCCTCCCGCGTGCTTCCGGAGAATGCTGAGGAATCGAACCGAAAGTTGCTGGTCCAGTAAGAACTTAGTCCCAACAGCAGGCACATGACCACGCTGAAAAGGTGGTACACAGTGGCAAAAGACACCGCAGAGATTGCTTGAATGCCGAACAAGGTGAGAGCGTAACGCCCCGCGGCATGAAACGTCCCGATAAATCCCGGGGCAGAAGGAAGGGCCACGCCGAAACAGATGAAGACCTGTATGGTGACGGCCACCAGGAACGGGGCCTCGATGGAAAACGCGAGAAGAACGAGATATGTCATGGTCGAGAACAGGACCCAAATGGTCAAGCTTAACAAGAAGATGATCACAGCTTGTTTGAAGCTGGCCATAATCCCGAAGCCGTCAAGCAGTTTCTGAAAAATTGTTCCCAGAAATGCCGCAGCCTTCGGAGGGAGCCAGGAGAGAAGATACGTCACCGCAGCCTGGACCTTTTCCCTCCGCGCCAGAACCAGCAAGACCGCCGCGTACCCGATGGCCAGAAACACGAGCATGATTTCCCCAATCGATGTGTAGATCGGAGGTACTTGGGGCGTTGTCCAGAGAATAATTGCCAACAACAAAAGAAGGCTTGAAAGATCGAAAAACCTCTCCACGATCACTCCGCCGAGGGCACTGGAAAAGGAGCCGCCACTTTGACGAACCAAATACGGCCGGACCAACTCGCCCAACCGGGCGGGCATTATCATACTCGCCGCCGCCCAGAGGTTGAGAATGTCCCACAAGTCTTTGATGCTCAGGCGGCAAAACGGACGTAAGATCAACCCAAACCGGGACGCCCGAATAAACTGGATAAGAAGCATCAGGAA
This region includes:
- a CDS encoding roadblock/LC7 domain-containing protein, whose amino-acid sequence is MADLVLTKQSLDRIDAILANLITRSGAHTVLLIDKAGQLISFQGSMDQEKVASLAALTAANYGATTAIARLFGEQEFTLLFHKGKEENIHFSNVGDEYLMITIFNNNTHLGLVRLEVRKGLEQIEAMFAENLRQWFNT
- a CDS encoding DUF4388 domain-containing protein, with translation MDSNKQLKIQGFSGTITNTSLHDMIQLLCIGRNSCRMHVRSGPKKGLICFREGEIVHAQGSQLEGEEAFYDILSWELGTFECDDVAWRKETIQESWDFLLMESMRRLDTLIS
- the bioD gene encoding dethiobiotin synthase, whose amino-acid sequence is MFITGTDTGVGKTMVAAGLVRLARDRGIRCVAVKPIETGCPVREGKLYPEDGVFLQLAAQGALTLDQCAPVRLSVPASPARAAAMEGRRLNLSDLEEHIRTIAEDADLTIVEGAGGLMVPIQGKLMMIDLIERLGYPTLLVGRTRLGTLNHTLLSLEALQRRGIETAGIVLSTTEPIPGPEEEFTAGDLAGIVKDVPVAVLPHLEEGIRRSPEEIANTMARIWPSAFVAKCLGQQE
- a CDS encoding GTPase domain-containing protein; the protein is MAIISFRSDEIHCKIVYYGPGRGGKTTNLITIHKALGHQVRGELLSIDTAGDRTLFFDFLPMDLGTIGKFRIKISLYTVPGQVRYNDTRKLVLKGVDGIVFVADSLEARKNNNLESFANLEDNLREQGKSTSVLPVVLQYNKRDLEGTKVAVLPLNELNEDLNPLSNYPAFPASALKGDGVRETFKKICMMTVVDVSTRLLKDRGMGLSGSGT
- a CDS encoding DNA translocase FtsK, producing MTKKIPRSLGMPLVSRRSEYRAIVFFALALFLLLCLVSYDPRDPSLNVSTTRNHISNLCGLIGSHVADALVQVFGLTALLIPVGLAVLGLRAFVPPRAPSRWIEICSVFLLLAGISTLLERFSPGPFLKFPVLHAGGAIGTFLHQSFLRLVGSAGEVVLSLTLALLCILQLSKASLRGSIPIIAATSKIVGGYFLVLWGRLKAVTAEPPYYPEDEYVSADPPAVREDPLPKKVLPEVSQPDTAGIEFDTTHIGIPSWERMSCLPREGARALISNPDNGTNGTKAKPVPTEAVVPNPVPWKALETGSESARNGRGAVSHRELEAAIDEYIKEELLSKGRDQGRAAKLCAKPEGGEADSNGRPIRVTRRADEQIARANTRKNDPSTDDNFKLPSPDLLDPPPSSTRSVDEKLLEQNAATLEQKLLDLGIKGEVVEIHPGPVITMYELTLAAGIPLRKVLNTADDLAMALKCGSTRVVAPIPGKDTVGIEVPNLNREIVYFREIIESPAFMESTAPLKVAVGKGIDGEPFATSLTRMPHLLIAGATGTGKSVGLNVLICSWLMTCHPDEVKFLMVDPKKLELSYYQDIPHLIHPVVTEAEKVPRVLGWAIREMERRYDLLSLAGAKNIEGYNEKVRLNEIKVDPEGPPAEKLPYIVIIVDELAELMMVAAKDIEISIARLAQMARASGIHLILATQRPSVDVITGVIKANFPARLSFQVSAKPDSRTILDTTGAENLLGMGDMLFLPPGTAKMRRLHGAYVSEREIKSIVDFIKAQRAPVYLQEISKQLAEDESKMAAGDLIDDVKYDEAVELVSRLGHASISLIQRHMRIGYNRAARIIEAMEAEGLIGPSDGTSRPREVMARSLAHIPDTPG
- a CDS encoding histone deacetylase family protein, yielding MTAKPLQVIYDDVYLTDYPTASCETPERVSAIMAVLRKHYPVMKPEPASEEDVLRVHTRSVLKEIQADPGLYQAAITAAGGAILAANLALKGQPAFAAVRPPGHHASPASYWGFCFFNNVAVSIEGLLRRKAIFSALVLDIDLHFGDGTNNFFTGRPQVTVANIQDNDRGRFLQNVDLALSANEYDIIAISAGFDRHVQDWGGTLTTEDYFTIGRAVCKYAETRCEGRYYAVLEGGYNTEVLGENALALCKGMDPAS
- a CDS encoding 3-hydroxybutyryl-CoA dehydrogenase, with the protein product MDVKVFGVVGAGQMGNGIAHVAAVAGLTVIMNDVSQDFVDKGLRTIEKNLDRAVSKQKMSEDDKAQILRRIKGSTDLADFKGADFVVEAIIEDLDLKKKIFRTLDDVVKPGVVLASNTSSISITKLASATRRPEKFIGMHFMNPVPVMKLVEVINGLATDDETTKLTVDLAKKFGKTPVEAQDFPGFISNRVLMPMINEAVFALFEGVGTPEAIDEVMKLGMNHPMGPLTLADFIGLDTCLAVLNVLYEGFGDPKYRPCPLLRKYVDAGYLGKKSGRGFYDYSGD
- the bioA gene encoding adenosylmethionine--8-amino-7-oxononanoate transaminase codes for the protein MRADPLLYKGSPRICVSWKRQEEATLTNWSELDKKYIWHPFTQMEEWLQSDSLVIERADGNYLIDTKGRRYLDGVSSLWVNVHGHRKAQIDDAVIVQLGKVAHSTLLGLAAVPSIELAQKLVQVTPEGLNRVFYSDSGSTAVEVALKIAFQYWKNLGHEKKRLFVTLSEAYHGDTIGSVSLGGIDLFHSIFHPLLFQTLTIPTPFPYRSPELTPEQCRDRSLDHFRALATNRVDEIAALVVEPLVQGAAGMIVHPKGFLKGLEEICREHHILLICDEVATGFGRTGKMFACEHEDVRPDMMALAKGLSGGYLPLAATLVTDEIHRAFLGQHTEYKTFFHGHSYTGNALACAAACACLDVFEQEEVLGKAPSKIALLAQVLKEQIEPLPHVGEIRQYGFMVGIELVEDPATRSPYPPELRMGARVTQNVRKYGVILRPLGDVVVLMPPLSITDGQIRELVAATAKSIKEICGSE
- a CDS encoding flippase-like domain-containing protein, which encodes MNESKTNSSLKRNLLIVFGTLLGLVFLYITFKDISWKDLLDGVRQVKLIYFLPCAFLMLLIQFIRASRFGLILRPFCRLSIKDLWDILNLWAAASMIMPARLGELVRPYLVRQSGGSFSSALGGVIVERFFDLSSLLLLLAIILWTTPQVPPIYTSIGEIMLVFLAIGYAAVLLVLARREKVQAAVTYLLSWLPPKAAAFLGTIFQKLLDGFGIMASFKQAVIIFLLSLTIWVLFSTMTYLVLLAFSIEAPFLVAVTIQVFICFGVALPSAPGFIGTFHAAGRYALTLFGIQAISAVSFATVYHLFSVVMCLLLGLSSYWTSNFRFDSSAFSGSTREETDPRAQTRLAEP